The Helicobacter fennelliae nucleotide sequence ACTTAAATAACGAAGCACAATTTTTGTGCTTTACTTTAGAAGATGACACCAAAACAAAAGATTCTCGCAATCCAGAAACGCAGCTCTATGCGATTAATGTTTTTAAAGTGCGCGAGATTATTTATTATGATGGAGATTTGACCGAAACTGCAGGCGAAAATAACGGCTTAGTGCTTGGCTTTCTGACCGTTCGCGGAGAGTCCATACCTCTTATTGATATGCGCCGATGGTTGTATTATAACCCCAAAAATCCACGAAAAGATTTGCGAGCATTTTCGGTAGAATCTAGCAAAAGTCTTGTTGTAATTTGTAATTTTTCAAATCAAGATGTAGGCTTAAAAATCTTAGGAGTCAAGCATATCATTCACAAAAGCTGGGGAGAGATTAATGTCGGAAGTGAATTTGGGTTTGATGGCGATAGCAAAGTAACAGCCACGACAAAATACGAAGACGGCTCGGTGATACAGATTCTTGATGTTGAGCGAATGATTGTTGATGCATTTCCGGGCATTAGCAATGACAAAATGCTAGAGATTAGCAATCTCCATGAAATCCATTCAGACAAAATGGTTTTAATCGCTGAGGATTCTAAATCAGCATCAAAAGCCCTAGAGGTGATTTTAGAAAAGCTTGGTGTGAAATATATGGCGTTTGGAAATGGTCGCGCACTGCTTGATTATCTGGGAAGAGATGGAGTTGCAGATACGATTGGCGTGATTATTACCGATTTGGAAATGCCTATGGTTTCTGGGTTTGAGATATTGCGACAAGTCAAAAATAATCCCCTTACAAAAAATATTCCTATTATTGTCAATTCTTCAATGAGTAGTGATTCAAATATCGAATTAGCACAATCTTTGCATGCAGACGGATTTATCACAAAATCTGATCCAAAGAAAATAGAATCATATTTGAGACAATTTTTGACACAATCATAAGCAATATCAAAGGAGAATTGAATGCTAAGGACGCATGTATGCACGCAAGTAACACAAGAACTAATAGGAGAAAAAGTTGTTGTTTGTGGTTGGTGCAATACTTACAGAGATCATGGGGGAGTTATTTTTATTGATTTAAGGGATTATAGCGGTATCGTGCAGCTTGTCTGTGATCCAACATCACAAGCCTATCAAGACGTCTCAAAAGTCAGAGATGAGTTTGTATTGATAGCAAGCGGAAAAGTTCGGGCTAGAGGCGCGGGATTAGAAAACCCAAAGCTAAAAACCGGAAATATTGAAATTGTGCTTGATTCACTCATCATAGAAAACAAATCTCAAACCCCGCCTATCGCGATAAATGATCAAAGTATCAGCGAGGATTTGAAGCTCAAATATCGCTATCTTGATTTGCGCTCTGCTCAATCCTATGAGACTTTCAAAAAACGAAGCGACATCAGTATAGCTGCGCGCAATAGTTTGCATAAAATGGGCTTTTTGGAGGTCGAAACCCCAATTCTTACTAAACAAACCCCAGAAGGTGCAAGAGATTATCTTGTGCCAAGCAGAATTCACGATGGGCATTTTTTCGCACTTCCTCAAAGCCCGCAGATTTTCAAGCAACTTTTAATGATCGGTGGATTTGATCGGTATTTTCAGATCGCGCGATGTTTTCGCGATGAGGATTTGCGCGCTGATAGACAGCCAGAATTTACACAAATTGATGTGGAGATGAGCTTTTGTGATGAAAATGATGTGATGAATGCGTGCGAGATTTTACTCAAAGATATTTTTAAGGCAGCAGATATTGCGATTCAAACGCCATTTGAGCGAATGCCTTATAGTGTGGCTATGGAAACTTATGGGAGTGATAAGCCAGATTTGCGATTTGATTTACCGCTTATTGAGGTGGCAGATTTGTTTGCAGAATCTAGCAATGAGATCTTTGCGCACATTGCAAAAGATAGCAAAAATAACCGCATAAAAGCACTCTGTGTCAAAGGTGGCGATAGATTCTATACAAGAAAAACGCTCAACGAGCTTGAAGAATTTGTCAGAAAATTTGGAGCCAAAGGATTAGCCTATATCCAAATCAAAAGCGAGTCACAAGGAATAGAGCCAAAAGGACCAATGGTAAAATTTTTGAGCAAAGGACATCTTGATGAGCTTATAAGACGCGTCGGCGCAGAAGAAGGGGATATTATATTTTTTGGTGCGGGCGATAAAAAAACCATTTGGGATTATATGGGAAGATTGCGCTTGAAAGTAGGCAAAGATATGGGGCTTATTGATGAGAATCTCTATCGGTTTTTGTGGGTGGTTGATTTTCCGATGTTTGAAACAAACGAAGATGGAAGTCTCTCTGCCCTACATCACCCTTTCACAATGCCTAAAAATCTAGATTCTAGCGATAAAGAAGAGATATGCTCCATAGCCTATGATGTCGTGCTTAATGGCGTGGAGCTTGGGGGTGGAAGTATCAGAATCCACAAAAATGAAATCCAGCAAAAAGTCTTTGAGATTCTAGGGATTAGCAAGCAAGAAGCCCAAGAGGAGTTTGGATTCTTGCTTGAGGCTTTGAGCTTTGGCGCACCGCCTCATGG carries:
- a CDS encoding chemotaxis protein CheW, whose product is MIKEIDKTTSLHLNNEAQFLCFTLEDDTKTKDSRNPETQLYAINVFKVREIIYYDGDLTETAGENNGLVLGFLTVRGESIPLIDMRRWLYYNPKNPRKDLRAFSVESSKSLVVICNFSNQDVGLKILGVKHIIHKSWGEINVGSEFGFDGDSKVTATTKYEDGSVIQILDVERMIVDAFPGISNDKMLEISNLHEIHSDKMVLIAEDSKSASKALEVILEKLGVKYMAFGNGRALLDYLGRDGVADTIGVIITDLEMPMVSGFEILRQVKNNPLTKNIPIIVNSSMSSDSNIELAQSLHADGFITKSDPKKIESYLRQFLTQS
- the aspS gene encoding aspartate--tRNA ligase, whose protein sequence is MLRTHVCTQVTQELIGEKVVVCGWCNTYRDHGGVIFIDLRDYSGIVQLVCDPTSQAYQDVSKVRDEFVLIASGKVRARGAGLENPKLKTGNIEIVLDSLIIENKSQTPPIAINDQSISEDLKLKYRYLDLRSAQSYETFKKRSDISIAARNSLHKMGFLEVETPILTKQTPEGARDYLVPSRIHDGHFFALPQSPQIFKQLLMIGGFDRYFQIARCFRDEDLRADRQPEFTQIDVEMSFCDENDVMNACEILLKDIFKAADIAIQTPFERMPYSVAMETYGSDKPDLRFDLPLIEVADLFAESSNEIFAHIAKDSKNNRIKALCVKGGDRFYTRKTLNELEEFVRKFGAKGLAYIQIKSESQGIEPKGPMVKFLSKGHLDELIRRVGAEEGDIIFFGAGDKKTIWDYMGRLRLKVGKDMGLIDENLYRFLWVVDFPMFETNEDGSLSALHHPFTMPKNLDSSDKEEICSIAYDVVLNGVELGGGSIRIHKNEIQQKVFEILGISKQEAQEEFGFLLEALSFGAPPHGGFAIGLDRLVMLITKASSIRDVIAFPKTQKAICPLTEAPSSVDESLLRELHIRLRNPK